One genomic segment of Kocuria rhizophila DC2201 includes these proteins:
- a CDS encoding MFS transporter, with the protein MSHPSPRAPGSADDDAARPVPASSPPPYAPGSTAPAPDRGAPAAQKVPEPIKVLIAAAFVIALGYGLVAPVLPQFAASFGVGVAASSAVISAFALCRLVFAPASGAVVNRIGERPTYLIGLIVVALSSAATAFAQTYWQLLVFRGLGGIGSTMFTVSAMGLIVRLAPRTMRGRVSGYYATAFLLGGILGPVLGGFLAGLGMHAPFLIYAGALVVAVLVVWLRLKDETLGAKRTGAAQPPMRVREALDAGAYRAALASSFSTGWTAMGVRVALVPLLAAQVVGEGPAVAGLALALFAVGNAAALTVTGRLTDRLGRKPLVLTGLVVCGLATIGVGFSTSVVAFAVLSLLSGVGSGTLNPGQQAAVADVIGPDRAGGKVLSRYQMCADAGQIAGPVIAGALADAAGFGWAFGVSGALMLLAALAWLPVRETLPEAARTGTGTRG; encoded by the coding sequence GTGTCCCACCCCTCCCCGCGCGCTCCCGGCTCCGCCGACGACGACGCCGCACGGCCCGTCCCGGCCTCCTCTCCCCCTCCGTACGCCCCAGGTTCCACGGCCCCGGCACCCGACCGTGGCGCACCTGCCGCGCAGAAGGTCCCCGAGCCCATCAAGGTCCTGATCGCGGCGGCCTTCGTGATCGCCCTGGGCTACGGCCTCGTGGCCCCGGTGCTGCCCCAGTTCGCCGCGAGCTTCGGCGTGGGCGTGGCCGCGTCCTCCGCGGTGATCAGCGCGTTCGCCCTGTGCCGGCTCGTGTTCGCGCCCGCGAGCGGTGCGGTGGTCAACCGCATCGGCGAGCGCCCCACGTATTTGATCGGGCTGATCGTGGTGGCGCTGTCATCCGCGGCCACCGCGTTCGCGCAGACCTACTGGCAGCTGCTCGTGTTCCGCGGCCTCGGCGGGATCGGCTCCACCATGTTCACGGTGTCGGCGATGGGGCTGATCGTGCGGCTCGCCCCGCGCACGATGCGCGGACGGGTCTCCGGCTACTACGCCACGGCGTTCCTGCTGGGCGGGATCCTGGGTCCGGTGCTCGGCGGCTTCCTGGCCGGGCTGGGCATGCACGCACCGTTCCTGATCTACGCGGGCGCCCTGGTCGTCGCGGTGCTCGTGGTGTGGCTGCGGCTCAAGGACGAGACCCTCGGGGCCAAGCGGACCGGTGCTGCCCAGCCGCCCATGCGGGTCCGCGAGGCGCTCGACGCCGGCGCGTACCGTGCCGCGCTCGCTTCCAGCTTCTCCACGGGGTGGACGGCCATGGGAGTGCGCGTGGCCCTGGTGCCGCTGCTCGCCGCCCAGGTGGTGGGCGAGGGGCCCGCCGTCGCCGGTCTCGCGCTGGCGCTGTTCGCGGTGGGCAACGCCGCCGCTCTCACGGTCACCGGGCGCCTGACGGACCGGCTCGGCCGCAAGCCCCTGGTGCTCACGGGTCTGGTGGTGTGCGGGCTCGCGACCATCGGCGTGGGGTTCAGCACCTCCGTGGTGGCCTTCGCGGTGCTGTCCCTGCTCTCGGGCGTCGGTTCCGGAACGCTGAACCCCGGCCAGCAGGCGGCAGTGGCGGACGTGATCGGCCCGGACCGCGCGGGCGGCAAGGTGCTCTCCCGGTACCAGATGTGCGCGGACGCCGGTCAGATCGCGGGCCCGGTGATTGCCGGGGCGCTGGCGGACGCCGCGGGCTTCGGCTGGGCCTTCGGGGTGTCCGGGGCGCTCATGCTGCTCGCCGCGCTCGCGTGGCTGCCGGTGCGGGAGACGCTGCCGGAGGCAGCACGCACGGGCACCGGCACGAGAGGGTGA
- the ftsY gene encoding signal recognition particle-docking protein FtsY, with amino-acid sequence MTPELMWIVIAAAVVVLLVVFGVLLLRRPKAPKGGYQDTRDIDDVPGLDEGEVVEDRPVSTLERPESARGRLARLRGRLAKSNNVLGKGLLVLLSRERIDQDTWDEIEDTLLMADLGTDASLELVENLKKRVRVDGTKDPSQLKAMLREEMLALVDPTLDRSLRTESAPGKPAVVLVVGVNGVGKTTTVGKLARVLVAEDKDVMLGAADTFRAAAADQLETWGARVGVPTVRSEQEGADPASVAYDAVRAGIEQESDVVLVDTAGRLQNKAGLMDQLGKVKRVIEKAAAVDEVLLVIDATTGQNGMTQARVFAEAVDITGIVLTKLDGTAKGGIVVAIQRGLGVPVKLIGLGEGPDDLAPFNAEQFVDAIID; translated from the coding sequence ATGACTCCTGAACTGATGTGGATCGTGATAGCCGCCGCGGTGGTGGTGCTGCTCGTGGTGTTCGGCGTGCTGCTGCTGCGCAGGCCCAAGGCCCCGAAGGGCGGGTACCAGGACACCCGGGACATCGACGACGTCCCGGGCCTCGACGAGGGCGAGGTGGTCGAGGACCGCCCCGTCAGCACCCTGGAGCGCCCCGAGTCCGCCCGTGGTCGCCTGGCGCGGCTGCGCGGTCGGCTCGCGAAGTCCAACAACGTTCTCGGCAAGGGCCTGCTCGTGCTGCTCTCGCGCGAGCGCATCGACCAGGACACGTGGGACGAGATCGAGGACACGCTGCTCATGGCGGACCTCGGCACGGACGCCTCCCTGGAGCTCGTGGAGAACCTCAAGAAGCGCGTGCGCGTGGACGGCACCAAGGACCCTTCGCAGCTGAAGGCCATGCTGCGCGAGGAGATGCTCGCGCTCGTGGACCCCACCCTGGACCGTTCGCTGCGCACGGAGTCCGCTCCCGGCAAGCCCGCTGTGGTGCTCGTGGTGGGCGTCAACGGCGTGGGCAAGACCACCACGGTGGGCAAGCTCGCCCGCGTGCTCGTGGCCGAGGACAAGGACGTCATGCTCGGTGCCGCGGACACGTTCCGCGCCGCGGCCGCGGACCAGCTCGAGACGTGGGGCGCCCGCGTGGGCGTGCCCACGGTGCGCTCCGAGCAGGAGGGCGCGGACCCTGCCTCGGTGGCCTACGACGCCGTCAGGGCCGGGATCGAGCAGGAGTCCGACGTCGTGCTCGTGGACACCGCCGGCCGGCTGCAGAACAAGGCTGGTCTGATGGACCAGCTCGGCAAGGTCAAGCGCGTGATCGAGAAGGCCGCCGCGGTGGACGAGGTGCTGCTCGTGATCGACGCGACCACCGGGCAGAACGGAATGACCCAGGCGCGGGTCTTCGCCGAGGCCGTGGACATCACCGGCATCGTGCTGACCAAGCTGGACGGCACCGCCAAGGGCGGCATCGTGGTGGCCATCCAGCGCGGACTCGGCGTGCCCGTCAAGCTCATCGGCCTGGGGGAGGGCCCGGACGACCTCGCCCCGTTCAACGCGGAGCAGTTCGTGGACGCGATCATCGACTGA